One Strigops habroptila isolate Jane chromosome 19, bStrHab1.2.pri, whole genome shotgun sequence genomic window carries:
- the MPP3 gene encoding MAGUK p55 subfamily member 3 isoform X2, whose translation MPVLSEDSGLHETLALLTSQLRPDSNHKEEMGFLRDVFSEKSLNYLMKIHEKLRHYERQSPTPVLHSAAGLVEDVIEELQTAPVNHEEKELLQLLSTPHLRAMLVVHDTVAQKNFDPVLPPLPDNFDDDFDEESVKIVRLVKNQEPLGATIRRDEHTGAVIVARIMRGGAADRSGLVHVGDELREVNGITVLHKRPEEISQILAQSQGSITLKIIPAVKEEDRLKDSKVFMRALFCYNPNEDRAIPCQEAGLPFKRRHVLEVVSQDDPTWWQAKRVGDTNLRAGLIPSKQFQERRLTYRRTIGTLPNPRTVKKPVYDQSSDKEDCDCEGYFNGQYIAGLRRSFRLSRKEKENNLNEGKQAEQTDTAEFLTYEEVTKYQQQPGEQQRLVVLIGCLGARLSELKQKVVSENPQEYGVAVPHTTRSKKSHEKEGVEYNFVSKQSFETDVQQNKFVEHGEYKENLYGTSLEAIRSVMAKKKVCLVDVVPEAVKHLRTPEFKPYVIFVKPLIPEKKKHILKSPMSEEISVPLDEEQQEIINSAAFIEEQYGHLIDTILVKEDLQSACNQLKTVLEKLNKDSFWVPVNWVRS comes from the exons ATGCCTGTGCTTTCAGAAGACTCAG GATTGCATGAAACTTTGGCCCTTTTGACATCTCAGCTTAGACCGGATTCAAAtcataaagaagaaatgggaTTCCTTAGGGATGTCTTCAGTGAAAAGAGTCTCAACTACCTGATGAAG aTTCATGAAAAACTCCGTCATTACGAAAGGCAGAGTCCAACTCCTGTTTTACACAGTGCAGCAGGATTAGTTGAAGAT gtAATAGAAGAATTGCAGACTGCACCAGTGaatcatgaagaaaaagagctgCTTCAGTTGTTGTCAACACCACATCTCAGG GCAATGCTTGTAGTACATGACACTGTAGCACAGAAGAACTTTGACCCTGTCCTTCCACCTCTACCTGATAACTTCGATGATGATTTTGATGAGGAATCGGTGAAAATTGTTCGGCTAGTGAAAAATCAAGAACCGCTG ggaGCTACCATCAGAAGAGATGAGCACACAGGAGCTGTGATTGTCGCCAGGATCATGCGAGGTGGTGCAGCTGATCGCAGCG GTCTTGTCCATGTTGGAGATGAACTAAGAGAAGTCAATGGTATTACTGTGCTTCACAAACGACCGGAAGAAATAAGTCAGATTTTG GCTCAGTCTCAGGGAtcaataacattaaaaataattccagccGTCAAAGAAGAAGATCGTCTAAAAGACAGCAAG gtaTTTATGAGGGCACTTTTCTGCTATAATCCCAATGAAGACAGAGCTATTCCTTGCCAGGAGGCTGGGCTGCCATTTAAGAGACGACACGTCCTAGAAGTTGTAAGCCAAGACGATCCCACGTGGTGGCAAGCAAAGCGTGTTGGAGATACCAATCTCAGAGCAGGCTTGATCCCCTCAAAACAGTTCCAAGAAAG ACGACTGACTTACAGAAGAACAATAGGCACCCTGCCCAATCCTAGGACTGTGAAGAAACCAGTAT ATGATCAGTCTTCTGATAAAG aagACTGTGACTGCGAAGGATATTTCAATGGCCAGTACATAG CTGGCTTACGCAGGAGCTTTAGATTAAGTCGTAAAGAGAAGGAGAACAATCTGAATGAAGGAAAGCAAGCGGAGCAGACAGACACAGCAGAGTTCCTGACTTATGAAGAGGTCACAAAAtaccagcagcagcctggtgaACAGCAGAGGCTGGTGGTTTTGATTG GTTGCTTGGGGGCCAGATTAAGTGAGCTCAAGCAGAAGGTTGTATCAGAGAACCCGCAGGAGTATGGTGTGGCAGTTCCAC ATACAACCAGGTCAAAGAAAAGTCATGAGAAAGAGGGAGTAGAATACAACTTTGTCTCTAAGCAATCCTTTGAGACAGATGTGCAGCAAAACAA ATTTGTGGAACATGGAGAATACAAGGAAAATCTGTATGGTACCAGTCTTGAGGCAATCCGGTCCGTGATGGCCAAAAAGAAGGTTTGTTTGGTGGATGTGGTACCTGAA GCAGTAAAGCACTTGAGGACTCCTGAGTTTAAGCCTTATGTTATCTTTGTGAAGCCTCTCattccagaaaagaagaaacacatcCTGAAGTCTCCCATGTCAGAAGAAATCTCAGTTCCCCTT GATGAAGAACAGCAGGAAATTATTAATTCAGCAGCATTCATTGAAGAGCAGTATGGCCATTTAATTGACACTATACTGGTGAAAGAAGATCTCCAGAGTGCTTGTAATCAGCTGAAAACTGTGTTAGAGAAACTAAACAAGGATTCATTTTGGGTACCAGTCAACTGGGTTAGGTCATAG
- the MPP3 gene encoding MAGUK p55 subfamily member 3 isoform X1, with protein MPVLSEDSGLHETLALLTSQLRPDSNHKEEMGFLRDVFSEKSLNYLMKIHEKLRHYERQSPTPVLHSAAGLVEDVIEELQTAPVNHEEKELLQLLSTPHLRAMLVVHDTVAQKNFDPVLPPLPDNFDDDFDEESVKIVRLVKNQEPLGATIRRDEHTGAVIVARIMRGGAADRSGLVHVGDELREVNGITVLHKRPEEISQILAQSQGSITLKIIPAVKEEDRLKDSKVFMRALFCYNPNEDRAIPCQEAGLPFKRRHVLEVVSQDDPTWWQAKRVGDTNLRAGLIPSKQFQERRLTYRRTIGTLPNPRTVKKPVYDQSSDKEDCDCEGYFNGQYIAGLRRSFRLSRKEKENNLNEGKQAEQTDTAEFLTYEEVTKYQQQPGEQQRLVVLIGCLGARLSELKQKVVSENPQEYGVAVPHTTRSKKSHEKEGVEYNFVSKQSFETDVQQNKFVEHGEYKENLYGTSLEAIRSVMAKKKVCLVDVVPEAVKHLRTPEFKPYVIFVKPLIPEKKKHILKSPMSEEISVPLQDEEQQEIINSAAFIEEQYGHLIDTILVKEDLQSACNQLKTVLEKLNKDSFWVPVNWVRS; from the exons ATGCCTGTGCTTTCAGAAGACTCAG GATTGCATGAAACTTTGGCCCTTTTGACATCTCAGCTTAGACCGGATTCAAAtcataaagaagaaatgggaTTCCTTAGGGATGTCTTCAGTGAAAAGAGTCTCAACTACCTGATGAAG aTTCATGAAAAACTCCGTCATTACGAAAGGCAGAGTCCAACTCCTGTTTTACACAGTGCAGCAGGATTAGTTGAAGAT gtAATAGAAGAATTGCAGACTGCACCAGTGaatcatgaagaaaaagagctgCTTCAGTTGTTGTCAACACCACATCTCAGG GCAATGCTTGTAGTACATGACACTGTAGCACAGAAGAACTTTGACCCTGTCCTTCCACCTCTACCTGATAACTTCGATGATGATTTTGATGAGGAATCGGTGAAAATTGTTCGGCTAGTGAAAAATCAAGAACCGCTG ggaGCTACCATCAGAAGAGATGAGCACACAGGAGCTGTGATTGTCGCCAGGATCATGCGAGGTGGTGCAGCTGATCGCAGCG GTCTTGTCCATGTTGGAGATGAACTAAGAGAAGTCAATGGTATTACTGTGCTTCACAAACGACCGGAAGAAATAAGTCAGATTTTG GCTCAGTCTCAGGGAtcaataacattaaaaataattccagccGTCAAAGAAGAAGATCGTCTAAAAGACAGCAAG gtaTTTATGAGGGCACTTTTCTGCTATAATCCCAATGAAGACAGAGCTATTCCTTGCCAGGAGGCTGGGCTGCCATTTAAGAGACGACACGTCCTAGAAGTTGTAAGCCAAGACGATCCCACGTGGTGGCAAGCAAAGCGTGTTGGAGATACCAATCTCAGAGCAGGCTTGATCCCCTCAAAACAGTTCCAAGAAAG ACGACTGACTTACAGAAGAACAATAGGCACCCTGCCCAATCCTAGGACTGTGAAGAAACCAGTAT ATGATCAGTCTTCTGATAAAG aagACTGTGACTGCGAAGGATATTTCAATGGCCAGTACATAG CTGGCTTACGCAGGAGCTTTAGATTAAGTCGTAAAGAGAAGGAGAACAATCTGAATGAAGGAAAGCAAGCGGAGCAGACAGACACAGCAGAGTTCCTGACTTATGAAGAGGTCACAAAAtaccagcagcagcctggtgaACAGCAGAGGCTGGTGGTTTTGATTG GTTGCTTGGGGGCCAGATTAAGTGAGCTCAAGCAGAAGGTTGTATCAGAGAACCCGCAGGAGTATGGTGTGGCAGTTCCAC ATACAACCAGGTCAAAGAAAAGTCATGAGAAAGAGGGAGTAGAATACAACTTTGTCTCTAAGCAATCCTTTGAGACAGATGTGCAGCAAAACAA ATTTGTGGAACATGGAGAATACAAGGAAAATCTGTATGGTACCAGTCTTGAGGCAATCCGGTCCGTGATGGCCAAAAAGAAGGTTTGTTTGGTGGATGTGGTACCTGAA GCAGTAAAGCACTTGAGGACTCCTGAGTTTAAGCCTTATGTTATCTTTGTGAAGCCTCTCattccagaaaagaagaaacacatcCTGAAGTCTCCCATGTCAGAAGAAATCTCAGTTCCCCTT CAGGATGAAGAACAGCAGGAAATTATTAATTCAGCAGCATTCATTGAAGAGCAGTATGGCCATTTAATTGACACTATACTGGTGAAAGAAGATCTCCAGAGTGCTTGTAATCAGCTGAAAACTGTGTTAGAGAAACTAAACAAGGATTCATTTTGGGTACCAGTCAACTGGGTTAGGTCATAG